The Gemmatimonadaceae bacterium DNA segment ACCCTGTCAAGGCGCCGTTGGGCGGCCGTGGGGACCCCATCGACCGCCTGGACGGGGACGCCCTGCCGGACGGCTCGGCGGGACGCCGGAGGATCGACAACGCCACCGGCGGCTGATATTCTGTCCGCCGGCGGATCAACGACGGAGGCGGTCATGAGCGGGGTACGGGTGCTCGTCGGTACAAGAAAGGGTGCGTTCATTCTGACGTCCGACGGCAAGCGCAAGAACTGGAAGGTCGACGGCCCGCACTTCGCGGGGTGGGAGATGTACCACCTCAAGGGATCGCCGGTGAATCCCGACCGCATCTACGCCTCGCAGTCCAGCAGCTGGTTCGGCCAGCAGATCCAGCGCTCCGACGACGGCGGCAAGACGTGGGACGCGGTGGACAACAAGTTCGTGTACGACGGCATCACCGGCACGCACCAGTGGTACGACGGCACGGCGCACCCGTGGGAATTCAAGCGCGTCTGGCACCTCGAGCCCTCGCTCGCCGATCCCGAGACCGTGTACGCCGGCGTCGAGGATGCGGCGATGTTCCGCTCCACCGACGGCGGCAAGTCATGGCGCGAACTGTCGGCCCTGCGCGGCCACGGCACCGGACCCAAGTGGCAGCCCGGCGCGGGGGGCATGTGCCTGCACACGATCCTCATCGATCCCACCAATCCGCGGCGCATCTTCATCGCCATCTCCGCGGCCGGCGCCTTCCGCACGGACGACGGCGGCGAGACCTGGAAGCCCATCAACCAGGGGCTGCGTTCCACCTACATCCCCGATCCCACCGCCGAGGTGGGGCACTGCGTGCACCGCATCGCGCTGCACGGGTCGCGGCCCAACACGCTGTTCATGCAGAAGCACTGGGACGTGATGCGCAGCGACGACGCCGGCGAGTCGTGGCGCGAGGTGAGCGGCAACCTGCCTACCGACTTCGGGTTCGTGGTCGACGTCCACGCGCACGAGCCGGAAACCGTGTACGTGCTCCCCATCAAGAGCGACGGCGAGCACTTCGTGCCCGAGGGCAAGCTGCGCGTGTACCGCAGCCGCACGGGCGGCAACGAGTGGGAGCCGCTCACCAAGGGGCTGCCGCAGGAGAACTGCTACGTGAACGTGCTGCGCGACGCGATGGCGGTGGACCGCCTGGACGAATGCGGCGTGTACTTCGGCACCACGGGCGGGCAGGTGTACGCATCGGCCGACGCCGGCGACAGCTGGAATGCGATCGTCCGCGATCTGCCGGCGGTGCTGTCGGTGGAGGTGCAGACGCTCTCATGATCCGCGTGGTGTTGCCGGCGCCGCTCTACCGCCTGGCCCAACTGCCGGGCGGAGAGCTGGCGTTCGATGTCGCGGGCCCGGCCACGCAGCGGTCGGTGCTCGACGCGGTGGAGCTGCGCTATCCGGTGCTGCGCGGCGCCATCCGCGATCACGTCACGCAGCAGCGCCGGCCGTTCGTGCGCTTCTTTGCCTGCGAACAGGATCTGTCGCACGAGTCGCCCGACGCGCCGCTGCCCAACGCCGTGGCCGAGGGGCGGGAGCCGTATCTCGTGGTGGGGGCGATCGCGGGCGGGTAGGCCCGCCGGCAGATCGCCCTTGACACCTAGGTGTACTATGTCACATAGTACACAGTGCTTCCGTTCAGCGTCACCCTCAAGCCGGGCGAATCGCCCTACCGCCAGACCGTCTACGCGGCCACGCGGGCGATCGTCGCCGGCGAACTCGCGCCCGGCAGTGCCTTCCCCTCCGTTCGCGAGTTGAGCCAGGCGCTGAAGGTCAATCCCAACACGGCGCAGAAGGTGATCGCCGAGTTGGTGCGCGATGGGCTGCTGGAGGTTCGCCCGGGTATCGGGACCGTGGTCACCACGGGACGGCGCGCGTCAGCCGCGGAGCGACGGGCGTTGCTCGCCCATCCGGTGGAGCAGCTGGCCGTCGAGGCCAGGCGACTGGGGCTCACCCGAGACGAACTGCTCGAGGCGCTCGGCAAGCGATGGAGCGACCTCTTTGGAGGCGACGGCGATGGCGCACGCTGAACGTCGAACCACCGGAAGGACCCGCACCGGAGTGATGCCATGCCAATGATCGAAGTCACAGGGGTGTCCTACGACTACGGGCGCGTCCGAGCGCTGGACGGCCTCGACCTCGGCGTTCCCGAAGGGGCGTTGTACGCCCTGGTCGGCCCCAACGGCGCCGGCAAGACGACGCTGATGCAACTCCTCATGGGACTGCGCCGACCGCAGGCCGGGCGCGCCATGGTGGACGGCCTTGACACCATGGTATTCGCCGCCCGCGATCGCGCGCGCATCACGTACGTCGCCGAGGGACAGCAGCTGCCGGAGTGGATGCGGCTCGACCAGCTCGACGCATATCTGGCGCCGCTCTATCCGACTTGGGACGCGGCGCTCGCGGCCGAGCTGGCAGCGCGGTTCCGGCTCGATCCGACCCGGCCGATCCGGACCTTCTCGCGCGGGCAGCGCATGAAGGCGGCGCTGCGCTGCGCGCTCGCGCCCCGCCCGAAGGTCGTGCTCATGGACGAACCGTTCTCCGGCATGGACGCGCTGGTGAAGGACGAGCTGGTGGGCGGGCTGCTCGAATCGGCGCGGTCGGAAGGATGGACGATCCTCCTCTCGTCGCACGACATCAGCGAACTGGAAATGCTCGCCGACTGGGCGGGGTTCATGGCCGAGGGCCGCATGCTGTTCTCGGAATCGATGGAGTCGCTGCTCACACGCATGAAGCGCGTCGATGTGGTGGGGGCCACCACTGCGCCGTCGGGCGGCGCACTGCCCCGGGAGTGGACGTCGGTGGAGCGGGCCGGCGGCCACGTGACGTTCATGGTGACGCAGGGCGGCGACGGACTCGAGGCGCGGGCGCTGGCGCCGCTCTTCCCCGGCGCCACGCGCATCGACGTGCGGCGCCCCACGCTGCGCGAGGTGTTCATCGCACTGGCAAAGGAAACGGCCGCGACCGGCCGCACGGAAGTGACCATATGAACTGGCCGCAGCAGGTGTGGCACCTGCTCTCCAAGGACATCCGGCAGGCGCGCGGGTATCTCGCGGCCTGGGCCGCGGCCACCGTCCTTGCTGGAATCGTCGGGATGGGACCCATCGTGCCGTCGTTCGCGACGCTCGACGTGCTCGCGGGTGTCGTCTTCGTACTCGGCGTACTCGCCCTAGCCGGAATCGTGCAGAGCGACTCGCCCACGAGAGTGGGGAGTTACTGGTCGACGCTCCCGCTATCGCCGACGGCCGTCTTGGCGGCCAAGCTGCTCCTGACCCTTGCGATCGTGCTTCTCCCGACGATCGTCGCGTTCCTCGTGTTCGGAAGCCTCGGGGTTCCGGCAGGTGCGGCGGCGGCGCCGATCCTGCTGGCGGCGGCGGGCTGCGGGCTCTTCCTCCTGGCGCTGTTCGTGATTGCCGCACTGACCACTGGGCTGCGGGATTTCTTCCTGGTCATCCTGCTCATTCCTGTCGCCGTGCTGCTGCTTCCCCAGGCGTTCGAGTGGATGACACACGTCCAACTCGACCCCGACCAGATGGCCCCCGGCGTGCCAGTTACGGTCGCGCTGCTCGCTGGAGCGGGCGTGCTCCTGCTGCTCGCCGACGTCTATCGGCGGCGCGATCTGCGCCGGGCGATCTGGCTGCCTGGGCTCTACCTTGCGTCGACAGCGATGGTTGCACCGTTCATGCACTCCACCGGGATGATCGCAGGGCCGCCGATGCCGCCCCACCCTGTTCTCCAATTCCACATGGCGCCGGACACCACCGCGGGTTCCCTCACGCCGTACCGCGCGAACATGTCGGTTTCGGTCGACGGCGCTCCGGCGGATCTCCGCGTGCAACTCATGGCCGAAGCCTCGGTGCTCCATCTGCGCGACGGCCGCACCATCCAGATGGGCCGACGCCCGCAGCTGATAACGGCGCACCGCGCCACCATCGCGGCGTTCGAAGGACTGCAGTGGCCGTACGCCAGCCCGGAACACGACGCGATCTTCGCGCTCGCGCCCGACCCACGGGCACCGGCACCTCAGCCAGGCGCGGTCGCGAGCGTCGAGGTGTTCGCCGAGGTCCGCCTGGCGCGGCTGGTACCGCTCGGCGCGATCGCGCTCGCGCCTGGGGGCACCTTCCGGGCGGCCGGCGGCCGGGTGCGCCTCATGGGGTTCTCCCACAGGAACGGCTCCGTCCTCGTCACGACGCGCGTGCTGACGGCGAATGGCAGCCCGGAATTCGATCTCGACACACCGTTCAACATCTACGGCGATTTGAATCTGTCGCTCATCAATGAGAGTCGGCATGAGGCGATGGCGCTGTCCCCGGCGGGCTTTTTCGGTGGTGACGTCTGGCTCGTGATGCCGGGGGTCCGGGGGCGCGATTACGACGTCAAGTTCGCCACGAAACAGGCCGACTTCGGCGGATCTGCGCCGACCCCGAACGATGAATGGTATGCCGGAGCAGACGTACAACTCGCCACGTGGGTCCCACAGCCGGGCTACTACCAGGTCCACCTCATATACACTTCCCCAACCGACAAGCACGCTGCAACTTCCCGGGGTGTCCACTGACCTGACCGACCATCGATCGCGGCGCGCCCTCGCCACCGCCCTGCGCGCCGCACTCGCGGCCGCATGCACGCTCGCCGCGGGCGGGGCGCTTGCCCCCGCGCCCGCCGCCGCGCAACTGGCCCCCACCCACATCCGCACCCGCTGGGCGGCGGACGTCAGCCCCACGCACCCCTGGCCCGAGTATCCGCGCCCGCAGCTCGTGCGCCGCGCGTGGACCAACCTCAACGGCCCCTGGCAATACGCCATCACCGACAGCGATGCCCCGCAACCGGCGCGTTGGGACGGGAAGATTCTCGTCCCCTTTCCGGTGCAGTCGCAGCTGAGCGGTGTGGAACGCCCGGTCACCGACTCGCAGGCGCTCTGGTACCACCGCACGTTCCTCGCGCCCGCCCTGCCGCGCGGCGGACATCTGCTGCTCCACTTCGGCGCCGTGGACTGGGAGGCCACGGTGTGGGTGAACGGCACCCGGATGGGCGAACACCGCGGCGGCTACGATCCCTTTACATTAGATATTACTGATGCCCTGCGCGGCACCGGCCCGCAGACCCTCGTCGT contains these protein-coding regions:
- a CDS encoding sialidase family protein, with the translated sequence MSGVRVLVGTRKGAFILTSDGKRKNWKVDGPHFAGWEMYHLKGSPVNPDRIYASQSSSWFGQQIQRSDDGGKTWDAVDNKFVYDGITGTHQWYDGTAHPWEFKRVWHLEPSLADPETVYAGVEDAAMFRSTDGGKSWRELSALRGHGTGPKWQPGAGGMCLHTILIDPTNPRRIFIAISAAGAFRTDDGGETWKPINQGLRSTYIPDPTAEVGHCVHRIALHGSRPNTLFMQKHWDVMRSDDAGESWREVSGNLPTDFGFVVDVHAHEPETVYVLPIKSDGEHFVPEGKLRVYRSRTGGNEWEPLTKGLPQENCYVNVLRDAMAVDRLDECGVYFGTTGGQVYASADAGDSWNAIVRDLPAVLSVEVQTLS
- a CDS encoding MoaD/ThiS family protein; this translates as MIRVVLPAPLYRLAQLPGGELAFDVAGPATQRSVLDAVELRYPVLRGAIRDHVTQQRRPFVRFFACEQDLSHESPDAPLPNAVAEGREPYLVVGAIAGG
- a CDS encoding GntR family transcriptional regulator, with the translated sequence MLPFSVTLKPGESPYRQTVYAATRAIVAGELAPGSAFPSVRELSQALKVNPNTAQKVIAELVRDGLLEVRPGIGTVVTTGRRASAAERRALLAHPVEQLAVEARRLGLTRDELLEALGKRWSDLFGGDGDGAR
- a CDS encoding ABC transporter ATP-binding protein; translation: MPMIEVTGVSYDYGRVRALDGLDLGVPEGALYALVGPNGAGKTTLMQLLMGLRRPQAGRAMVDGLDTMVFAARDRARITYVAEGQQLPEWMRLDQLDAYLAPLYPTWDAALAAELAARFRLDPTRPIRTFSRGQRMKAALRCALAPRPKVVLMDEPFSGMDALVKDELVGGLLESARSEGWTILLSSHDISELEMLADWAGFMAEGRMLFSESMESLLTRMKRVDVVGATTAPSGGALPREWTSVERAGGHVTFMVTQGGDGLEARALAPLFPGATRIDVRRPTLREVFIALAKETAATGRTEVTI